From the Leptospira biflexa serovar Patoc strain 'Patoc 1 (Paris)' genome, one window contains:
- a CDS encoding helix-turn-helix domain-containing protein, producing MSLKKGKSISEWITKGSDIEKIKNQWLEINNSSLPILIVGERGVGKSFWIQKSLEKRNISESTVIHFDFSYPSSFQEKLEKIKSSKQNQTVILNWISHAKHEEMILLQQWWKSEKYNEKSKIYLYWEIHLEELEVFNQRNQYGDFYDQLKSFRFELPNLKKRISELPLFVHEFLEEANQSLNKKINSLDEDFYTFLKNKTFIRNYTELKDMIYALVGFTSGKQIHWKQIPSHFFENSLSELNIQPGISLEQYEKEIIKANLIYTKGNREKAAKLLGISERNLYRKLHEFHLEDLS from the coding sequence GTGTCATTAAAAAAAGGTAAGTCCATATCCGAGTGGATTACAAAAGGTTCAGACATTGAGAAAATAAAGAACCAATGGTTGGAGATAAATAACTCATCCTTACCCATTTTGATTGTGGGAGAAAGAGGTGTTGGAAAATCCTTTTGGATCCAGAAGAGTTTAGAGAAAAGAAATATCTCAGAATCGACTGTCATCCATTTTGATTTCTCTTATCCATCTTCGTTTCAAGAGAAATTGGAAAAAATCAAATCTTCCAAACAAAACCAAACAGTCATTCTAAATTGGATTTCCCATGCGAAACATGAGGAAATGATTTTGTTGCAACAGTGGTGGAAATCAGAAAAATACAATGAAAAATCCAAGATTTATCTTTATTGGGAAATTCATTTAGAAGAGTTGGAAGTATTCAACCAAAGGAACCAATATGGAGATTTTTATGATCAACTTAAGTCATTTCGATTTGAATTACCCAATTTAAAAAAAAGAATTTCTGAATTACCACTCTTCGTTCATGAATTTCTAGAAGAAGCAAACCAGTCATTGAATAAAAAAATAAATTCTTTAGATGAAGATTTTTACACATTTCTAAAAAATAAAACGTTTATTCGTAACTATACTGAACTGAAAGATATGATCTATGCTTTGGTAGGATTTACTTCTGGAAAACAAATCCATTGGAAACAAATTCCATCGCATTTTTTCGAAAACTCCTTATCTGAATTGAACATCCAACCTGGTATCAGTTTGGAACAATATGAGAAAGAAATTATAAAAGCAAATTTGATTTATACAAAAGGAAATCGAGAAAAAGCAGCAAAACTTTTGGGTATTTCAGAACGAAATTTATATCGAAAACTACACGAGTTTCATTTGGAAGACTTATCTTGA
- the holA gene encoding DNA polymerase III subunit delta, with product METKKSQAKEYNSLFQLFKTPPAQIPQFFAYAGEDSYEFELIVEHYREILQKTLGDFEVILIVSESGEQAKLFAELFTPDMFYPRKLIIIKNATALFKPILDPKAAHEWKDFASGFRKNITSVSDEIFTLIHYDGKDVPKSLIDLFQGTLSYFKTKVLYPNDYPKIFKEVCDQEQAHFEPNATEEFIHRTPANVGAYIKSVKKLKQYLHKSKFTLEDVNSVLFSQNELNTNVLVESLVQKRKVDFFKEFTKFGDQNSEILNFLTRLTYKLDEIRKIKVIRSRHNGEVPIPIMDELLKTGSFSEARKNFVRRQLVSDSANFTDKVLDLFYDQVIEMNIKFKSGLRDEEGKNYFIQKIMHLFSLLQDKSSK from the coding sequence ATGGAAACAAAAAAATCACAAGCCAAGGAATATAACTCCCTTTTCCAACTTTTTAAAACGCCCCCGGCCCAAATCCCACAATTTTTTGCCTATGCGGGTGAGGATTCCTACGAATTTGAACTGATCGTCGAACATTATAGAGAAATCCTTCAAAAGACATTAGGTGATTTTGAAGTCATTTTGATAGTCTCCGAATCGGGAGAACAGGCCAAATTGTTCGCTGAACTTTTCACTCCCGATATGTTCTACCCAAGAAAACTCATCATCATTAAAAATGCGACTGCTTTGTTCAAACCAATTCTCGATCCTAAAGCCGCCCATGAGTGGAAAGATTTTGCTTCTGGATTTCGAAAGAATATCACTTCCGTTTCCGATGAAATATTCACTCTCATCCATTATGATGGGAAAGATGTTCCAAAAAGTTTAATCGATTTATTCCAAGGAACGCTTAGTTATTTTAAAACCAAAGTACTATATCCAAATGATTATCCGAAAATTTTCAAAGAAGTCTGTGACCAAGAACAAGCACATTTTGAACCAAATGCTACAGAGGAATTTATCCATCGGACTCCGGCAAATGTTGGTGCTTACATCAAAAGTGTTAAGAAATTAAAACAGTATTTACACAAATCCAAATTCACATTGGAGGATGTAAATTCCGTCTTGTTCAGCCAAAATGAACTGAATACCAATGTACTTGTCGAATCTCTTGTCCAAAAACGGAAAGTTGATTTTTTCAAAGAGTTTACGAAATTCGGAGATCAAAATTCTGAAATTCTCAATTTTTTAACAAGGCTTACTTATAAACTAGATGAAATTCGTAAAATCAAAGTCATACGATCTAGGCATAACGGAGAAGTTCCCATTCCGATTATGGACGAACTTCTTAAAACAGGAAGTTTTTCTGAAGCACGGAAAAATTTTGTGAGACGCCAATTGGTATCTGATTCTGCGAATTTCACCGATAAGGTATTAGATTTATTTTATGACCAAGTGATCGAGATGAATATTAAATTCAAATCAGGGCTTCGAGATGAAGAAGGCAAAAACTATTTCATCCAAAAAATCATGCATTTATTTTCTCTCCTTCAAGATAAGTCTTCCAAATGA
- a CDS encoding Maf family protein: MFVLKSASPRRKQILFDLGFDLKIDPEHIDESQKELESPLEYLERMVHSKLGTLFEPNNVYLAADTIVVYQNQILHKPIDTNDAFRILKILSGKNHSVFSGAALRHPNGTEYFYEETMIGFQNWNDFEINEYIKRSKPFDKAGSYGIQDKEGPVLQWIGSYTNVMGFPLRSFLSRHELWIGSWEERIMRRD; this comes from the coding sequence TTGTTTGTATTAAAATCAGCATCACCCAGAAGAAAACAAATCCTTTTTGATTTGGGATTTGATTTGAAGATTGATCCTGAACACATCGATGAATCACAAAAAGAATTGGAATCACCGCTCGAATATTTAGAACGAATGGTTCACTCAAAACTTGGTACTTTATTTGAACCAAACAATGTTTATTTGGCGGCTGATACAATCGTCGTGTACCAAAATCAAATCTTACACAAACCCATTGATACAAACGATGCCTTTCGTATCTTAAAAATACTTTCTGGAAAGAATCATTCCGTATTTTCGGGAGCCGCTCTTCGACACCCGAATGGAACTGAATATTTTTATGAAGAAACTATGATTGGATTTCAAAACTGGAATGATTTTGAAATCAACGAATACATCAAACGATCAAAACCATTTGATAAAGCGGGTTCTTATGGAATCCAAGACAAAGAAGGTCCAGTCCTCCAATGGATAGGATCATATACAAATGTAATGGGTTTTCCGTTACGGAGTTTTTTGTCTCGCCACGAACTTTGGATTGGTTCGTGGGAAGAAAGGATTATGCGTAGAGATTGA
- a CDS encoding SDR family NAD(P)-dependent oxidoreductase — MNLFDVKGKTVLITGASRGIGKSMALGFRDAGAIVYGAGSKPESIHWMEKEGIHGVVLDVRSEGSAFEVIGKIKTKHGKLDTLINNAGIATNTPASGFKEDELQNIVQTNYVGVFRNCQAYYKHHKKEGGNIINVASVLGMVGSKLASVYSGTKGAVITLSKALAIEWCNNGYRVNVICPGLIDTDMTDMIKDKEFIMKQVLAGIPMGRLGKPEDILGAAIYLASDSSAYMTGQCIVLDGGLTAQ; from the coding sequence ATGAATTTATTCGATGTAAAAGGAAAAACAGTTTTGATCACTGGTGCAAGCCGAGGGATCGGTAAATCGATGGCTCTTGGCTTTCGTGATGCAGGTGCCATTGTATACGGAGCAGGATCCAAACCAGAATCCATTCACTGGATGGAAAAAGAAGGAATCCATGGTGTTGTTCTCGATGTTCGTAGTGAAGGGTCTGCATTTGAAGTGATTGGTAAAATTAAAACCAAACATGGAAAATTGGATACATTAATCAATAATGCAGGAATTGCCACAAATACACCTGCATCAGGATTCAAAGAGGACGAATTACAAAATATTGTCCAAACCAACTATGTGGGAGTATTTCGAAATTGTCAGGCTTACTACAAACATCATAAAAAAGAAGGTGGTAATATCATCAATGTCGCATCTGTTCTTGGTATGGTAGGTAGCAAACTGGCATCTGTGTATTCGGGAACCAAAGGTGCCGTCATCACCTTATCCAAAGCCCTTGCTATTGAATGGTGCAATAATGGATATCGGGTCAATGTCATTTGTCCTGGTCTGATTGACACAGATATGACCGACATGATTAAAGATAAGGAATTCATCATGAAACAGGTATTAGCAGGTATTCCAATGGGAAGGCTTGGTAAACCCGAAGACATATTGGGTGCGGCGATTTATCTAGCATCTGATTCATCAGCGTACATGACAGGCCAATGCATTGTACTAGATGGTGGATTGACAGCGCAGTAG
- a CDS encoding L-threonylcarbamoyladenylate synthase, translating to MILYLHPDNPEVRKLKQISDRLKDGAIYIFPTDTVYAIIADANSKTAVEKIYSIKKLPKDKPLSLLCRDISMASHFIEYLPNSAYRFMKRMTPGPFTFVLKANKNLPKPSIAHHKDKQIGIRIPDHIYLQELLKIHDSPLTSTSAFSDDEFIIDIDDLESIYGNLVDGIIDGGIVKIELSTMIQIHDDSLELIRAGKGYELIQNDIQHLE from the coding sequence ATGATCCTTTACCTCCATCCAGATAATCCAGAAGTTCGAAAACTAAAACAGATTTCCGATAGATTGAAGGATGGAGCCATCTATATTTTTCCTACTGACACTGTTTATGCGATAATTGCCGATGCAAATTCGAAAACTGCGGTAGAAAAAATCTATTCCATTAAAAAATTACCAAAAGATAAGCCACTATCTCTTTTGTGTAGGGACATTTCAATGGCCTCTCATTTTATCGAATACCTTCCCAATTCAGCGTATCGATTCATGAAGCGCATGACTCCTGGACCATTTACATTTGTTCTCAAAGCAAATAAAAATTTACCAAAACCATCCATTGCTCATCATAAAGACAAACAAATTGGAATCCGTATTCCCGATCATATTTATTTACAAGAATTACTCAAAATTCATGATTCTCCACTTACATCTACTTCAGCGTTTAGTGATGATGAATTCATAATTGATATTGATGATTTAGAATCAATTTACGGTAATTTAGTCGATGGGATCATTGATGGAGGTATCGTAAAAATTGAATTATCAACTATGATTCAAATTCATGATGATTCCCTCGAACTCATCCGTGCGGGAAAAGGATATGAACTGATCCAAAATGATATCCAACACCTAGAGTGA